Proteins from a genomic interval of Fuerstiella sp.:
- a CDS encoding ATP-binding protein — MNWRHGSGRMFGNSTQPKDWKFHTAGQTEAVNRLLYVVENGEAFALLKGSYGTGKSTVLQRTADELTGLGRRTIRQNMASLDCRASLWQLCGALSVFSQTSTDTSALMMLVRDELLARENCHHQTVILLDDADFAQEDTDNVLHLLTSIAESSRGALSIIASTERPLPISLQKRSSLNIRLEPLSKQEAIEFVVRRLAHLECPVNKVTDTGWHAIADLGGGLPAQLLRVCEIVHAVTSMQSEPIDAALVHEAVAELMPQAA; from the coding sequence ATGAACTGGCGACACGGGAGCGGTCGGATGTTTGGAAACTCAACACAGCCAAAAGACTGGAAATTCCACACCGCAGGCCAGACCGAAGCTGTCAACCGACTCCTGTACGTAGTGGAAAACGGTGAAGCGTTTGCGCTGCTCAAAGGCAGCTACGGGACGGGAAAATCCACCGTCCTGCAACGTACCGCTGACGAGCTTACCGGACTTGGCCGACGGACGATCCGGCAGAATATGGCGTCTCTGGACTGTCGAGCCAGCCTGTGGCAGCTTTGTGGGGCACTTTCGGTGTTCAGCCAGACCTCGACAGATACCTCAGCGCTGATGATGCTGGTTCGGGATGAACTGCTCGCCCGTGAGAATTGTCATCACCAGACAGTGATTCTGCTGGATGATGCTGATTTCGCCCAGGAAGACACAGACAACGTGCTGCATCTTCTGACCTCCATCGCTGAATCTTCCCGCGGGGCGTTGAGCATCATTGCATCCACAGAGCGACCGCTGCCCATTTCCCTACAGAAACGCTCGTCGCTGAACATACGATTGGAACCTCTGTCAAAACAGGAAGCGATTGAATTCGTGGTGCGTCGACTGGCGCACCTTGAATGTCCGGTGAACAAGGTTACCGACACCGGCTGGCATGCCATTGCTGATTTGGGTGGTGGACTGCCTGCACAACTGCTGCGGGTTTGCGAGATTGTGCACGCTGTCACATCAATGCAGTCAGAACCAATTGACGCGGCTCTGGTACATGAAGCCGTGGCTGAACTGATGCCGCAGGCGGCATAA
- a CDS encoding glycosyltransferase family 39 protein, producing the protein MNQSLSTQEFVFVVCAAALGCFLRLTAIDELAVEHFDEGVYSSTIWYAPLSGEVYPARHLYAPPALPAMIQAAGTLAGPGLAPFIPALLMGTVTILVIWRFTRAAFGIAAGMVVVLLSALSDFHILYSRMALTDVPVLMWIILAVWLGVTGINRRSTAIMLAAGVACGCAWWTKYTGWLPIAIISSGSLLWWLIGGRHRCGFWRLVGLVATMTLSACAVWSPWLIALRDVGGYSAVAANHGAYRMALNSWTHNLETQITWYSLTESWMAALSLGLGMMLAGSHRWIDARGSTWNRSISSGTGITPALLVRFIGAAAVMVIATLTIGSMGVLTALAAGGSIGILLYPDFSGLKIKSHHGSPEKFPSSGGHQQIDLPDFRASPGLDPRLAICVLVAWFFGLLLSMPTYSPFPRLFLPLLAVIWMMASAGIGWWIDGCIYVARRNAASGNRPQRSLRKMVLTGLVLSAVGLGLWQLNATMIPRSRIHDSRLGLRNASFEVASMCLTATGLTDDEAKAFGLDDSPPCVVYAFGEPAVLYHISQTGIPGAPVQDLLFNAATLQGKPLPTFLVFGPNALRTPDFMYDWIRVEQRFEHVGDVHYPPSAVVLYNLFPPRWVLQHFGEEREQRLEVYRLRSTDEM; encoded by the coding sequence ATGAATCAGAGCCTGTCAACGCAGGAATTCGTATTTGTTGTCTGCGCTGCAGCATTGGGATGTTTTCTTCGATTGACTGCCATCGACGAGTTGGCTGTTGAGCATTTTGACGAGGGAGTCTACAGCTCCACCATATGGTATGCACCATTGTCGGGTGAAGTGTATCCGGCACGGCACCTGTACGCGCCTCCGGCGCTGCCTGCGATGATCCAGGCCGCCGGTACATTGGCAGGACCAGGTCTGGCACCTTTCATTCCGGCATTGCTGATGGGAACTGTGACCATTCTTGTCATTTGGCGTTTTACGCGCGCCGCGTTCGGCATAGCAGCCGGAATGGTCGTCGTTCTGCTGTCTGCTCTGAGTGACTTTCACATTCTTTATTCTCGAATGGCTTTGACCGATGTGCCGGTATTGATGTGGATCATCCTGGCGGTTTGGCTGGGAGTGACCGGGATTAACCGCCGAAGCACGGCAATCATGCTGGCAGCCGGGGTCGCCTGTGGTTGTGCCTGGTGGACGAAATACACCGGATGGCTTCCGATTGCGATTATTAGCAGCGGTTCTTTGCTCTGGTGGTTGATCGGGGGGCGTCACCGTTGTGGGTTTTGGCGGCTGGTCGGGCTGGTTGCAACCATGACTTTGTCTGCGTGTGCGGTGTGGAGTCCCTGGCTCATCGCGCTGCGTGATGTGGGCGGATACTCGGCCGTGGCAGCCAACCATGGTGCATACCGCATGGCTTTGAATTCATGGACGCATAATCTGGAGACTCAGATTACCTGGTATTCATTGACCGAAAGCTGGATGGCAGCACTGTCCCTCGGTTTGGGAATGATGCTGGCAGGCAGTCACAGATGGATTGATGCACGTGGTTCCACGTGGAACCGTTCAATTTCCTCCGGAACCGGGATTACTCCTGCATTACTCGTTCGATTCATCGGAGCGGCGGCAGTGATGGTTATCGCTACGCTTACGATTGGTTCAATGGGTGTCCTGACTGCTTTGGCTGCGGGGGGCAGCATCGGTATCCTGTTGTATCCGGATTTCAGTGGTCTGAAGATTAAGTCGCACCATGGCTCCCCGGAAAAATTTCCTTCTTCGGGCGGGCATCAGCAGATTGATCTTCCTGATTTTCGCGCGTCACCCGGCCTGGATCCCAGGCTGGCGATCTGTGTTCTGGTAGCGTGGTTCTTCGGGCTGTTGCTGAGTATGCCGACGTATAGTCCGTTTCCACGACTGTTTCTGCCGCTGCTTGCGGTCATCTGGATGATGGCATCAGCCGGAATCGGCTGGTGGATCGATGGGTGTATTTACGTTGCCCGCCGAAATGCAGCATCAGGAAACCGGCCGCAACGTTCACTGCGGAAGATGGTTCTGACCGGTCTGGTTCTGTCGGCAGTCGGACTGGGGCTATGGCAGCTCAATGCCACGATGATCCCACGTTCCCGCATTCATGATTCGCGACTCGGACTGAGGAACGCCTCATTTGAAGTCGCTTCAATGTGTCTGACGGCGACTGGTTTGACAGATGACGAAGCGAAAGCGTTCGGTCTGGATGACAGTCCGCCTTGTGTTGTCTATGCGTTTGGCGAGCCCGCTGTATTATATCATATCAGTCAGACCGGGATTCCGGGGGCACCTGTTCAGGACCTGCTGTTTAATGCGGCAACACTGCAGGGTAAGCCTTTGCCGACATTTCTTGTGTTTGGCCCGAATGCATTGCGGACGCCAGATTTTATGTATGACTGGATCCGTGTTGAACAGCGCTTCGAGCACGTAGGAGATGTGCATTATCCCCCCAGCGCCGTTGTCCTGTACAACCTCTTCCCTCCGCGTTGGGTTCTCCAGCACTTTGGCGAAGAGCGGGAACAGCGTCTGGAAGTCTATCGTCTGCGGTCAACAGATGAGATGTAA
- a CDS encoding histidine phosphatase family protein encodes MSQIVLIRPGQTDYAADSRLLGMLEMPINQAGLIEIQQVLAEISASDLKLEVIFTTPGDPAFGTAQAISDHLSGLRVRQLDELKNVNQGLWQGLPESQVRKRYPRLFRSCREKPQAICAPEGESLSDACERVARVLNRAIHKYEVFAIVAVEPIATVIRCTLQHRGPTLASCLCGEHRKLVECFEASEFDPEIFVNFECVSDAVGVTTDAAGPGRH; translated from the coding sequence ATGAGTCAAATCGTGTTAATACGTCCCGGTCAAACAGATTACGCGGCAGACTCACGACTGCTGGGCATGCTCGAAATGCCGATCAACCAGGCAGGACTCATAGAAATCCAGCAGGTCCTGGCAGAGATTAGCGCCAGTGATCTCAAACTTGAAGTCATCTTTACTACTCCAGGGGATCCGGCGTTTGGCACAGCCCAGGCAATCTCTGATCACCTGTCCGGTCTTCGGGTTCGTCAACTGGACGAGCTAAAAAATGTCAATCAGGGGCTCTGGCAGGGGCTGCCGGAATCCCAGGTTCGAAAGAGATATCCCAGACTGTTTCGATCTTGCCGTGAAAAGCCCCAGGCGATTTGCGCACCGGAAGGAGAGAGCCTGTCAGATGCCTGTGAGAGGGTGGCGCGGGTCCTCAACAGGGCGATCCACAAATACGAAGTCTTTGCGATTGTTGCGGTTGAACCGATTGCAACGGTTATTCGCTGCACTCTGCAGCACCGCGGCCCCACTTTGGCATCGTGTTTGTGCGGAGAACATCGTAAGCTAGTGGAATGTTTTGAAGCGTCAGAGTTCGATCCGGAAATTTTTGTGAATTTCGAGTGTGTCTCGGATGCGGTTGGGGTGACCACCGACGCTGCTGGTCCGGGGAGACATTAA
- the rpe gene encoding ribulose-phosphate 3-epimerase has protein sequence MLKRHAMLKHLRTHSPVIAPSLLKCDFGNLDNEVKLLDRSGFSVLHLDVMDGNFVPNLSYGPMVIRSLRQLTNIPFDAHLMISDPAFYLDEYLDAGCEAVTFHLEAVPDPKDLLLELQRRDTVAGLAINPDTPLEMAEPWLEHCDLLLVMSVQPGFGGQTFMPEVLQKVRRAREIAGERLIISIDGGVAAGTIAKCSDAGADLFVAGSAVFDKADYGAARKQLVEMTRDTLSPAGESI, from the coding sequence ATGTTAAAACGACATGCGATGTTGAAGCATCTTCGGACGCACTCTCCGGTGATCGCTCCGTCTCTGCTCAAATGCGACTTCGGCAATCTCGACAACGAAGTGAAGCTGCTGGACCGGTCTGGATTTTCAGTGCTGCATTTGGACGTGATGGATGGAAACTTTGTGCCCAACCTTTCGTATGGCCCAATGGTCATTCGTTCGTTGAGACAACTGACGAACATTCCGTTTGATGCTCATCTGATGATCTCAGATCCCGCCTTTTATCTGGATGAATATCTGGACGCCGGCTGTGAGGCAGTCACCTTTCATCTTGAAGCGGTTCCGGATCCTAAGGATCTGCTGTTAGAACTTCAAAGACGAGACACAGTCGCCGGACTGGCAATCAATCCGGACACCCCACTCGAAATGGCCGAACCGTGGCTTGAACACTGTGATTTGTTGCTCGTTATGAGCGTTCAGCCGGGATTTGGCGGACAGACATTCATGCCTGAAGTCCTGCAAAAAGTCCGCCGCGCAAGAGAAATCGCAGGAGAGCGGCTGATTATCTCAATCGACGGTGGTGTCGCCGCCGGAACAATAGCGAAATGTTCAGATGCGGGAGCCGATCTCTTTGTCGCAGGCAGTGCAGTCTTTGACAAAGCGGACTACGGGGCCGCCAGGAAACAACTGGTTGAGATGACTCGCGACACTCTGAGCCCGGCTGGGGAGTCGATATGA
- the moaA gene encoding GTP 3',8-cyclase MoaA, giving the protein MSSELKRREESRLVDSFGRVHNNLRVSVTDRCNLRCFYCMPEHDPEFMPKSELLTFEETERVVRIGTSLGIDQVRLTGGEPLVRRELHKLIESIVGLPGIRDVGLTTNGIFLSEQAHVLRDAGLKRLNISLDALDPETFRKMTRRDGFDRVLSGIQAAKDAGFQPIKLNAVSVRGLTEDQIIPFGELARAGDVDVRFIEFMPLDAENEWERGKVLFAHEIIAILESEFGTLDPQPGTDHRTPATLYRFRDGCGTIGLIASVSRPFCAGCNRFRLTADGKLRNCLFSHEETDIRDLLRDGGSDSEIAQAMQNSIAAKKEGHEINTARFMQPVRPMHSIGG; this is encoded by the coding sequence ATGAGTTCTGAATTGAAAAGACGGGAAGAAAGTCGGCTTGTCGATTCATTTGGGCGTGTACACAACAATCTGCGTGTCAGTGTGACAGATCGCTGCAATCTGCGTTGCTTCTACTGCATGCCGGAACATGATCCGGAATTCATGCCGAAATCGGAGTTGCTGACATTTGAGGAGACTGAACGGGTTGTACGTATTGGAACGAGTCTCGGGATTGACCAGGTGAGACTCACAGGTGGTGAGCCGCTTGTTCGCCGCGAGTTGCACAAACTGATTGAGTCGATTGTCGGTTTACCCGGGATTCGTGATGTTGGATTGACCACCAACGGGATCTTTCTCTCGGAGCAGGCTCATGTGCTGCGTGATGCAGGGTTAAAGAGGCTCAACATAAGCCTGGATGCGCTGGATCCGGAAACATTCCGCAAAATGACTCGTCGCGACGGATTCGACAGGGTCCTGTCAGGCATTCAGGCAGCGAAAGATGCCGGCTTTCAGCCGATCAAACTAAATGCTGTTTCCGTCCGCGGACTCACAGAGGATCAAATCATTCCGTTCGGTGAACTGGCGCGTGCAGGTGATGTTGATGTCCGTTTTATCGAGTTCATGCCGCTGGATGCAGAAAATGAGTGGGAACGCGGAAAAGTACTGTTTGCCCATGAGATCATCGCGATTCTTGAATCAGAATTCGGGACGCTGGATCCTCAGCCCGGTACAGATCATCGGACGCCGGCCACGTTGTATCGTTTTCGGGACGGCTGTGGCACGATTGGACTGATCGCGTCAGTCAGTCGCCCATTTTGTGCAGGTTGTAATCGGTTTCGCCTGACCGCAGACGGCAAACTTCGCAATTGTCTGTTTAGTCACGAAGAAACCGATATTCGTGATCTGCTTCGCGATGGCGGTTCAGATTCTGAAATTGCACAGGCGATGCAAAACAGTATTGCCGCCAAAAAAGAGGGGCACGAGATCAACACTGCCCGCTTCATGCAGCCGGTACGTCCCATGCACTCGATCGGTGGGTAG
- a CDS encoding RNA polymerase sigma factor RpoD/SigA has protein sequence MPQTATKSRSSSRLQTPLETYLREINETALLTANEEKMLSRRISAGDGAARDRMVRANLRLVVNIARGYGGKGLPLPDLIEEGNLGLLRAVEGFDPDMNTRFSTYASYWIKQSIKRALVNSAKTIRIPAYMVELLSKWRRAAAKLTEETNCTPTAEDIARELEIPKKKLRIVKKAIVLYNATPQSDQDETGLTLGDVVPDERTRDPEDELINSDNLKHVFRLLNEMDSREATILRMRFGLDDSEPRTLKEIGETLGLTRERVRQIEGEALKKLNRNLSGE, from the coding sequence ATGCCTCAGACTGCCACCAAGTCACGTTCATCGTCCCGTCTGCAGACACCGCTGGAAACATATCTTCGCGAAATCAACGAAACGGCTTTGCTGACAGCAAATGAAGAGAAAATGTTGTCACGCCGTATCTCAGCAGGCGATGGCGCCGCACGAGACCGAATGGTGCGTGCCAATCTGCGTCTGGTTGTCAACATCGCCAGAGGTTACGGAGGTAAGGGCCTACCGCTGCCCGACCTGATCGAAGAGGGTAATCTGGGATTGCTGCGGGCAGTGGAAGGCTTCGACCCGGATATGAACACGCGGTTCAGTACGTACGCCAGTTACTGGATCAAGCAATCAATCAAACGTGCTCTGGTCAATTCAGCCAAGACCATCCGAATCCCGGCATACATGGTTGAACTGCTGTCGAAATGGCGTCGTGCGGCAGCCAAACTCACAGAAGAAACAAACTGCACACCAACGGCCGAAGATATCGCAAGGGAACTGGAGATCCCGAAAAAGAAACTCAGAATCGTGAAGAAAGCGATTGTACTTTACAACGCTACGCCTCAGTCAGATCAGGACGAGACAGGCCTGACGTTAGGCGACGTCGTCCCCGACGAACGGACACGAGACCCGGAAGATGAACTGATCAACAGTGACAACCTGAAACATGTCTTTCGACTGCTAAATGAAATGGACTCCCGTGAGGCCACCATTCTCCGAATGCGATTCGGCCTGGACGACAGTGAACCCCGCACCCTGAAGGAAATTGGAGAAACACTGGGCCTGACTCGTGAACGCGTTCGGCAGATCGAAGGTGAAGCACTGAAAAAACTAAATCGAAATTTAAGCGGCGAATAG
- a CDS encoding metallophosphoesterase — translation MHRRLFLRNGSLLLLSGMASPCISARREAVTGETPEVRFAMVTDLHYADKDPAGTRYYRETIAKLAQAAGQFQTEKPDFLAVLGDLIDAAEEVETELGYLKRIAQEMDKIKLSKHYVLGNHCVDTLTKGEFLAGIGQEDSYYSFDKAGIHFVVLDACFRSDGVAYQRKNFEWTDPNIQEREVEWLKQDLTGTDKKTIVLVHQRLDVAGPYGIRNADRVRKVLEDSGKVLAVFQGHSHENEHQIIGDIHYCTLVAMVEGSFEASNGFSVASVFADGTIQLEGFRKQSSHTWQS, via the coding sequence ATGCACCGGCGATTGTTTCTGCGCAATGGAAGCTTGTTGCTGCTTTCCGGCATGGCCAGCCCCTGCATCAGTGCTCGACGGGAGGCCGTTACGGGTGAGACCCCTGAGGTGCGTTTTGCAATGGTCACCGACCTGCATTATGCGGACAAGGATCCGGCCGGTACCCGTTATTACCGTGAGACAATCGCCAAACTCGCACAGGCAGCCGGACAGTTCCAGACCGAGAAACCGGATTTCCTGGCGGTCCTGGGTGACCTGATTGATGCGGCGGAAGAGGTCGAGACGGAACTCGGTTACCTGAAGCGAATTGCCCAGGAGATGGACAAGATCAAACTATCCAAGCATTATGTGCTGGGAAATCACTGTGTCGATACGCTCACCAAAGGAGAGTTCCTTGCCGGGATAGGACAGGAAGATTCGTATTACTCCTTTGACAAGGCAGGAATTCATTTCGTCGTTCTGGATGCCTGTTTCCGCAGTGACGGGGTGGCTTATCAAAGGAAAAATTTTGAGTGGACCGATCCCAATATCCAGGAACGGGAAGTCGAATGGTTAAAACAGGATCTGACCGGTACCGACAAAAAGACGATCGTACTGGTTCATCAACGCCTGGATGTCGCGGGACCGTACGGCATCAGGAATGCGGACCGGGTCCGCAAAGTACTGGAGGATTCCGGTAAAGTACTGGCCGTATTCCAGGGCCATAGCCATGAAAATGAGCACCAGATCATCGGCGACATTCACTACTGCACGCTGGTGGCAATGGTAGAGGGCTCATTTGAAGCGAGTAATGGTTTCAGTGTCGCCTCGGTTTTTGCCGACGGAACGATTCAACTTGAAGGGTTCCGCAAACAGAGTTCCCATACATGGCAGAGCTAA
- a CDS encoding molybdenum cofactor biosynthesis protein MoaE has translation MLSITPDPIDINGVMNAVRDHRAGAVVLFLGTVREFTGDQQTSSLNYEAFEEMALGSLEEITVEAQTRWSLVESAVVHRVGALDLGDVAVAVAVSSTHRGPAFEAGQWIMDTIKQRTPIWKKECYADGRTEWVHPVNKSSTPGSSRPGAVLPSTEGDDR, from the coding sequence GTGCTCTCGATTACACCAGATCCGATCGATATCAACGGTGTGATGAACGCCGTACGCGACCATCGTGCCGGTGCGGTGGTACTGTTTCTTGGAACAGTACGTGAGTTTACGGGGGACCAGCAGACGTCCTCGCTGAATTACGAAGCGTTCGAAGAAATGGCCCTGGGCTCGCTGGAGGAGATTACAGTCGAGGCACAGACACGCTGGTCTCTGGTGGAATCCGCTGTTGTTCACCGTGTTGGGGCACTGGATTTGGGTGATGTTGCGGTTGCAGTAGCAGTCAGTTCGACTCATCGCGGACCTGCATTTGAAGCCGGACAGTGGATTATGGATACGATCAAACAGAGGACGCCGATCTGGAAAAAGGAATGCTATGCTGACGGACGTACAGAATGGGTTCATCCGGTAAACAAATCATCGACTCCTGGTTCGAGTCGTCCCGGGGCAGTGCTCCCGTCAACGGAAGGTGACGACCGATGA
- the rsfS gene encoding ribosome silencing factor yields the protein MFVPILPMQVLTSVTPFVLPDSWQSFCSSLLMSDELSENVHQDPDLDFATQSAPAPRDSNVYAASLDNAINAARCADELRGQDIVVLDLTSLTSIVDFFVIVTATSQRQMHAIADDVNRLLKRDRGNARLNIEGYRTEGNWLLTDYGDVVVHIFTAEGRALYDLEQLWADAGRIDWSSKNIDNDAVKIQNSEHDTNSPKSDPDDGTPVTN from the coding sequence ATGTTCGTCCCCATTCTTCCGATGCAGGTCCTGACCTCAGTTACTCCGTTTGTGCTGCCGGATTCATGGCAGTCATTTTGCAGCAGTCTGCTTATGTCCGATGAACTCTCAGAGAACGTCCACCAGGACCCGGACCTCGATTTCGCTACTCAGTCAGCACCGGCTCCTCGGGACAGCAATGTTTACGCAGCCAGCCTCGACAACGCGATTAATGCTGCCAGGTGTGCCGATGAACTGCGCGGCCAGGACATTGTGGTACTGGATCTCACTTCCCTGACATCGATTGTCGACTTCTTTGTGATCGTCACGGCGACAAGTCAGCGCCAAATGCATGCGATCGCAGACGATGTAAACCGGCTGTTGAAACGGGACCGTGGTAACGCACGCCTCAATATTGAGGGCTACCGAACTGAAGGCAACTGGCTGCTCACAGACTACGGTGATGTCGTCGTGCATATATTCACAGCCGAAGGACGGGCACTATATGACCTCGAACAATTATGGGCTGATGCCGGACGGATCGACTGGTCTTCAAAGAACATAGACAATGATGCAGTGAAGATTCAGAACTCAGAACACGACACAAACAGCCCGAAATCGGATCCAGATGACGGAACTCCGGTCACCAATTGA
- a CDS encoding tetratricopeptide repeat protein has translation MTDSTADPDDLYDVANQLKEDGNLEAAVEALKNIVADFPDHVQSHLALGVHLQKLGQNEAAVAHASKVAKLEPQDAFSYVQLSVVMQRCGLIMEAEDAMARAHAIRAEQSSPE, from the coding sequence ATGACAGACAGTACAGCCGACCCGGACGACCTATACGATGTTGCAAACCAGTTGAAGGAAGACGGGAATCTCGAAGCTGCCGTGGAAGCCCTGAAAAATATCGTGGCCGACTTTCCCGACCACGTACAGTCTCACCTGGCACTGGGAGTCCACCTGCAAAAACTTGGACAAAATGAGGCTGCGGTCGCGCACGCTTCGAAAGTCGCGAAGCTTGAGCCGCAGGACGCATTTTCCTATGTTCAGCTTTCTGTGGTAATGCAGCGATGCGGGCTGATCATGGAAGCTGAAGACGCAATGGCCAGAGCCCACGCCATTCGGGCAGAACAATCGTCACCAGAATAG
- a CDS encoding serine/threonine protein kinase, with protein MSLFDKKQKKQKPLERVDIRKRFNLMGRVGQGSMSKVWKAEDITSRRSVAIKVLDREKTRRFETRFEGLNKPTEGEIALSLFHPNIVRTHEIGMTTDDEVFLVMDYIDGSGLSLLLDLQGQLMKEYRLQFIIQIGDALSYIHRQGWIHRDLCPRNVLVTQENDVKLIDFGLFVPNKPVFHKPGNRTGTANYMAPELIQRRSTDQRLDVFSYAVTCFEMYTKRHPWQAAMTLDAVVQHINQPPLEITAAVPKIDGQIAEVIMKGLKRNPDDRWQTIDEMVTQFREAQARLVHVTRSVLARRKTGKSSKNGTVRIQGSK; from the coding sequence ATGAGCCTGTTTGACAAGAAACAAAAGAAGCAAAAGCCTCTGGAACGTGTCGACATCAGAAAACGCTTTAATCTGATGGGTCGCGTTGGTCAGGGCAGCATGTCCAAGGTCTGGAAAGCAGAAGACATCACGTCACGCAGAAGCGTTGCAATCAAAGTCCTGGACAGGGAAAAAACCCGCCGTTTCGAAACACGTTTTGAGGGCCTCAATAAACCGACTGAAGGTGAGATCGCACTGTCACTGTTTCACCCCAACATCGTGCGCACGCATGAAATTGGAATGACGACCGATGATGAAGTCTTTCTGGTCATGGACTATATTGACGGATCCGGGCTGAGCCTGCTTCTTGATCTTCAGGGCCAACTGATGAAGGAGTACCGACTTCAGTTCATCATTCAAATTGGCGATGCACTCTCATATATTCATCGCCAGGGCTGGATCCATCGTGACCTCTGTCCACGAAATGTTCTGGTTACTCAAGAAAACGATGTCAAGCTCATTGATTTTGGCCTGTTTGTGCCCAACAAGCCTGTATTTCACAAACCCGGCAATCGGACCGGAACGGCAAATTATATGGCCCCCGAGCTGATTCAGCGGAGGTCGACTGATCAGCGATTGGACGTATTTTCGTACGCGGTCACCTGTTTCGAGATGTATACCAAGCGACATCCCTGGCAGGCAGCAATGACACTCGATGCGGTGGTCCAACACATCAATCAGCCACCACTTGAAATCACCGCAGCCGTACCAAAAATTGACGGACAGATTGCCGAAGTGATAATGAAGGGACTGAAACGTAACCCTGATGATCGCTGGCAGACAATTGACGAAATGGTGACTCAGTTTCGTGAAGCGCAAGCTCGACTGGTCCATGTGACCCGGTCGGTATTAGCACGCCGCAAGACAGGCAAATCATCCAAAAACGGGACAGTTCGGATTCAGGGATCAAAATGA
- the accD gene encoding acetyl-CoA carboxylase, carboxyltransferase subunit beta produces MSTTRKHSQQSWLQFLKRPKRGVPEGLWLRCDACSATVFRNQVEENLYVCPECDHHFHVPTASRLKQLLDPDTFEEWYPELSPVDPLGFTDRVSYQDRLSNEQKKTGMKDACTVGRGYMRGRPLVFGMTDSAFIMGSMGSVVGEKLTRAIEQATERRLPLVVVSGSGGGARMHEGILSLMQMGKVSAALARFRRARGLYISVLTNPTMGGVAASFASLGDIVLAEPRALVGFAGPRVVQATCNIDLPDGFQTSEFLLSHGFVDRIVHRRQLRSEVARIIDYCSR; encoded by the coding sequence ATGAGCACTACACGTAAACACAGTCAGCAGTCATGGCTGCAATTTCTGAAACGGCCGAAACGTGGAGTCCCCGAAGGGCTCTGGCTGAGATGTGATGCCTGTTCGGCAACGGTCTTTAGAAATCAGGTTGAAGAAAACCTTTACGTATGTCCCGAGTGTGACCATCACTTCCACGTACCCACGGCATCTCGCCTGAAGCAGCTGCTTGATCCGGACACATTCGAGGAATGGTATCCTGAACTCAGTCCTGTCGATCCCCTGGGATTCACGGATCGAGTCAGCTACCAGGATCGTCTGTCGAACGAACAAAAAAAGACAGGAATGAAGGACGCCTGCACCGTGGGCCGGGGATACATGAGGGGCCGTCCACTGGTTTTTGGAATGACTGATTCGGCTTTCATCATGGGAAGCATGGGTTCGGTTGTAGGTGAGAAGCTCACCAGAGCCATTGAACAGGCTACAGAAAGAAGATTACCACTGGTAGTGGTCAGTGGCTCCGGTGGTGGGGCACGAATGCACGAAGGCATCCTCTCACTCATGCAGATGGGTAAGGTCTCAGCCGCACTCGCTCGATTTCGCAGAGCCCGCGGCCTTTATATTTCGGTACTGACCAATCCAACCATGGGTGGCGTTGCCGCGAGCTTCGCTTCTCTGGGCGACATTGTTCTGGCTGAGCCGCGTGCCTTGGTTGGTTTCGCAGGACCACGTGTTGTCCAGGCCACATGCAACATCGATCTGCCGGATGGTTTTCAGACGAGTGAATTCCTGCTGTCACACGGTTTCGTCGATCGCATCGTCCACCGACGTCAGTTGCGGTCGGAAGTCGCTCGTATCATTGACTATTGTTCGCGCTGA